The sequence CAAAACGCCGGATATGAGACTGCCGCTATTACCGATAGAGTCTACTTGAGTCAGGGGTATGGCTATCAGGGTTTTGACTTTTATCACGACAAGGGTTGTTTAAAGTGCCGGGGCGCAATTAAAAAAACTTACAAAAGGGCAGTTAAATGGTTGAGAAAGGGCCATTCCAGGCCTTTTTTCCTTTTCCTGCACACCTATCAAGTCCACGCTCCGTATGACCCTTTACCCGGTTACGATATCTATAGCGATAAGAGCTATCGGGGCATTACGTATGGATACGTTAAGTATGCTCATTACAACAAAATTCATGACCAAATGACTTTAGAGGATTTTCTGTATTTAATCGACAAGTATGACGGTGAGATCTACTATACAGACTTTTTCCTCGGAAAGCTGTTCCAGAAACTGAAAGATTTGGGGTTATACGACGATAGTATAATCGTCCTTACATCTGACCATGGAGAAAATTTTTTGGACCATAAGGCCTACAATGTGGGTCATGGCGAACTATACGACGAAATAGTCAAAGTGCCGTTGATTATCAAAGCCCCTTCGTTTCCTAAAAATCAAGTTATCGAGGCCCAGGTCGAGAGCATAGATATCATGCCCACCGTGCTCGAACTCCTGGATATATCTATTCCAGTCAGGGTTGATGGGGAGAGTTTAGTTGAATTGGTCAGAATAGGATCATACGACGGCGTGTTCGCCTTCAGCCAAACAGACCATGAATATAAAATGATCAGGAGTAAAGATTGGAAGCTATTACAGCGATCCCAGAGCGAATTCGAACTATTTGATCTCATAAAAGATCCCAAGGAACAACTAAATATCTTTGCCCAAGAGACCGAAGTGGTCAAGTCGTTATTTGAAGCACTTAATATTTGGTCCGACACCCAGAAACAGCTATCCAAGTCAAATTCCACGGATAACAAAATCGAGCTGGATAAGGAACTAACCGACCAGCTAAAGGCTCTCGGCTATATCAACTAATTTGGATTAACATTATTTTCCGGTTTTACGGTTCGAGGCAGCCTTTACCCGGGCTGATTTGTGGTCTTGGAACCGCTACTACGGGTTTTTAATGTGCCCTGATTAGAGTTGTTAAAAATTAAATCGGTTAAAGCCGGCAACAAGAGATGAAATTTGAAAATATAAGCCAATACGAGACCAAATTCGTTGTTGCTCTTTTGTTGGCAGGTGTGTTGGGATTTCTACTTGGGGTC comes from Thermodesulfobacteriota bacterium and encodes:
- a CDS encoding sulfatase-like hydrolase/transferase produces the protein MSYIFSNTAILLLVAQGVLISTFAFSFPANNKGSNQCAFKFKIAVFVAISLGLLFGILKAMAFVISNNYLQYGMYYISLRSLVSSVDKCVLIPLGTTVLFFIGLYAMKALLRFTGLSKRTGDVIVYGIAPSASVFIIGGYLINRKYLPGFFDLKSIVANLIWATVCVVLVWVLGLLIVKVSHKKINFPGKMYGARTLICLVSLVAMLNLAYFVYSRSAKSDRPNLILISIDTLRADHLSCYGYERNTSPNIDRFARDGVLFTNTIAQSSWTLPSHMSMLTGHYPTGHGVLSKHNKLSDGHLTIAEILQNAGYETAAITDRVYLSQGYGYQGFDFYHDKGCLKCRGAIKKTYKRAVKWLRKGHSRPFFLFLHTYQVHAPYDPLPGYDIYSDKSYRGITYGYVKYAHYNKIHDQMTLEDFLYLIDKYDGEIYYTDFFLGKLFQKLKDLGLYDDSIIVLTSDHGENFLDHKAYNVGHGELYDEIVKVPLIIKAPSFPKNQVIEAQVESIDIMPTVLELLDISIPVRVDGESLVELVRIGSYDGVFAFSQTDHEYKMIRSKDWKLLQRSQSEFELFDLIKDPKEQLNIFAQETEVVKSLFEALNIWSDTQKQLSKSNSTDNKIELDKELTDQLKALGYIN